A genomic region of Solanum dulcamara chromosome 2, daSolDulc1.2, whole genome shotgun sequence contains the following coding sequences:
- the LOC129874145 gene encoding MYB-like transcription factor EOBI yields MSKSILLMSNNNNNNNNSSNEDELFELRRGPWTLEEDNLLIHYISTHGEGRWNALAKCAGLKRTGKSCRLRWLNYLKPDIKRGNLTPQEQLLILELHSKWGNRWSKIAQHLPGRTDNEIKNYWRTRVQKQARQLKVDSNSKKFVEAIKNLWVPRLLEKMEQCSSSSIEKKQNLSVLPNLPLTNNQEPSTKQNKSHDTNNNNVNNTTWASLENLRINSSDSMNVLTENFNSIHQDDECYHVGSFIQQPEHFTYQEMSISECEVAEANWFTDEGSLWNMDEFWQFKKLEDVNI; encoded by the exons ATGAGCAAAAGTATATTACTAatgagtaataataataataataataataattcatcaAATGAAGATGAATTATTTGAGCTAAGAAGAGGGCCATGGACTCTTGAAGAAGATAATCTTCTTATTCATTATATTTCTACTCATGGTGAAGGTCGTTGGAATGCCTTAGCAAAATGTGCtg GATTGAAGAGAACAGGAAAAAGTTGTAGACTAAGGTGGCTGAACTATTTAAAACCAGATATTAAACGTGGAAATCTCACTCCACAAGAACAACTCTTAATTCTTGAACTTCACTCCAAATGGGGAAATAG GTGGTCAAAGATTGCTCAGCATTTACCAGGAAGAACAGATAATGAAATCAAGAATTATTGGAGAACAAGAGTACAAAAACAAGCAAGACAACTCAAAGTTGATTCAAATAGCAAGAAGTTTGTTGAAGCAATCAAGAATCTATGGGTGCCAAGATTACTTGAAAAAATGGAACAATGTTCTTCATCATCCATTGAAAAAAAACAGAACCTTTCAGTACTTCCTAATTTACCCTTAACCAATAATCAAGAACCTAGTACAAAACAGAACAAATCccatgatactaataataataatgttaaCAACACAACATGGGCTTCACTAGAAAATTTAAGAATCAATTCATCAGATTCAATGAATGTGCTGACAgaaaatttcaattcaattcaTCAAGATGATGAGTGTTACCATGTGGGAAGTTTCATCCAGCAGCCAGAGCATTTTACATATCAAGAAATGTCAATTTCAGAGTGTGAGGTGGCAGAAGCTAATTGGTTCACTGATGAAGGATCATTGTGGAACATGGATGAGTTTTGGCAATTCAAAAAGCTAGAAGATGTAAACATCTAG
- the LOC129874138 gene encoding uncharacterized protein LOC129874138: MEKKHLSSITNDVIHTSAMRLGTSVDELIHEFEDGWEPKMGVYSRKLVEFCCSKALTDVCSKLEETLVDGSFSRITFDMMLAWQMPSSADEERHSECVAKEKEDRKVTCKVPQEQDDISLFYSDVMPLLVDNEPGVGEDAFLWMGTLVHLIADIVNGRFTFETLTASTENQLHYPAYDMFLKEIEKCVKHLQTQTTPTGMEMADDEFILHVEGTASSLRVVRHIGGTSWPGRLTLTNYALYFEASGVISYKEAIKLDLSKDSEQSVKTAATGPWGAPLFDKAVVYESSELKEGVVFEFPEMTSSTRRDHWLSLVKEIMLLHRFLRKFKVDSPLELWEMHARTILGIIRLHAAREMLRISSPGPKNFLIFDLLDELPKGDYVLKELAESLKKVDTRHPCSASSILRSLNVSQLFVPSVELKEIKKDINDDITTSPVQVDHVSSLESAIDQSREEAKEIQVAKATVEELKDEGIGNSVQVLMGLLKPLKKLVPYVEESFSWERPLSSTILVVTTMVVIYKEWIGKAIAALLLGIVSTMIWARRKRMPDKVHRIVVYTGSDQSTMESIVSAQQGLRSVYNLIQTMNVIILKTWSVLVSKAPKHADMVMVALVIAAVILAVVPFKFILMALASYGFVAASKIGKNKQNEKGNRRLQEWWDSIPVVPVDIVDKIDPDT; the protein is encoded by the exons ATGGAAAAGAAGCATCTTTCTTCCATTACCAACGACGTTATTCATACAAGTGCTAT GAGGTTGGGCACCTCTGTGGATGAATTAATCCATGAATTTGAGGATGGATGGGAGCCTAAAATGGGGGTTTATTCAAGGAAGTTGGTGGAATTTTGCTGCTCTAAGGCCCTCACCGACGTATGCAGTAAGTTGGAGGAGACGTTAGTCGATGGTTCTTTTAGTCGGATCACGTTTGATATGATGTTAGCATGGCAAATGCCGAGTTCAGCTGATGAAGAGAGGCATTCA GAGTGCGtggcaaaagaaaaagaagataggAAAGTAACTTGTAAAGTGCCTCAAGAACAAGATGACATTTCGTTGTTCTACTCGGATGTCATGCCGCTCCTT GTTGACAATGAACCAGGTGTTGGAGAGGATGCATTCTTGTGGATGGGGACGCTTGTACATTTAATAGCCGATATTGTTAATGGACGATTTACTTTCGAGACGCTGACAGCATCTACAGAAAATCAACTTCATTATCCCGCTTATGATATGTTTCTGAAAGAGATTGAAAA ATGTGTGAAGCATTTGCAAACACAAACAACCCCAACAGGCATGGAAATGGCGGACGATGAGTTCATACTACACGTAGAAGGAACTGCAAGTTCGCTGAGAGTAGTGCGCCACATCGGAGGCACAAGTTGGCCTG gtAGGCTGACGCTAACGAACTATGCCCTCTACTTCGAGGCATCTGGGGTTATCTCTTATAAAGAGGCTATTAAGCTTGATCTTTCGAAAGACAGTGAACAAAGTGTCAAGACAGCTGCCACGggtccatggggtgctcctctCTTCGACAAAGCCGTAGTTTATGAATCATCTGAATT GAAAGAAGGGGTTGTCTTCGAATTTCCAGAAATGACTAGCTCAACAAGACGAGACCACTGGCTTTCTCTTGTGAAGGAAATTATGCTATTGCATAGATTTTTACGGAAGTTCAAAGTAGATTCACCATTGGAGTTGTGGGAAATGCACGCGAGGACAATACTAGGAATCATTAGGCTACATGCAGCTAGAGAAATGCTTAGGATATCATCTCCGGGTCCCAAGAACTTCCTAATTTTTGACTTGCTCGATGAATTGCCGAAGGGAGATTACGTACTTAAAGAGCTTGCCGAGAGTTTGAAGAAAGTCGACACTAGACACCCGTGTAGTGCTAGCTCGATCTTGAGGAGCCTTAATGTCTCCCAACTGTTTGTTCCCAGTGTAGAgttaaaagaaatcaaaaaagaTATTAATGACGACATCACTACTTCGCCAGTACAAGTCGACCATGTTTCGTCATTGGAGAGTGCTATTGATCAGTCGAGGGAGGAGGCTAAAGAAATTCAAGTGGCAAAAGCTACGGTTGAGGAGCTGAAAGACGAAGGAATCGGCAATAGTGTCCAGGTTCTTATG GGTCTGCTTAAACCGCTAAAAAAGTTAGTTCCATATGTTGAAGAGTCTTTTTCATGGGAAAGGCCATTATCCAGTACCATTCTTGTGGTGACGACGATGGTTGTTATTTACAA AGAGTGGATCGGCAAGGCAATAGCTGCTCTCTTATTGGGAATTGTCTCTACGATGATATGGGCAAGACGAAAGAGGATGCCAGATAAGGTCCACAGGATAGTTGTCTACACTGGATCCGATCAGTCAACGATGGAAAGTATAGTGTCGGCTCAACAGGGACTGAGAAGCGTCTACAATTTGATCCAAACAATGAATGTAATTATACTGAAAACTTGGTCAGTATTGGTTTCGAAAGCTCCAAAG CACGCAGATATGGTAATGGTAGCATTGGTCATTGCTGCGGTGATTTTAGCCGTGGTTCCTTTTAAGTTCATTCTTATGGCGTTGGCGTCGTATGGCTTTGTGGCAGCGTCAAAGATAGGGAAAAACAAgcaaaatgaaaaaggaaataggAGATTACAGGAGTGGTGGGACTCTATTCCAGTTGTTCCTGTAGATATTGTGGACAAAATTGACCCCGATACATAA